A single window of Lepeophtheirus salmonis chromosome 2, UVic_Lsal_1.4, whole genome shotgun sequence DNA harbors:
- the LOC121113839 gene encoding uncharacterized protein, translating into MSFYHRIFRRLYHYKPKDRHVLSEPVPELVNKDYILFKCEEPRIRLKSIVATICLPLWGYLGYFALSIPSTIIEPYAKQFKKGDKNSWVIDTVASASQGVGIAFGGFGIGLTTYWFLRTGRTIRRVVLRKGGKYVTLVTYGLLGIGSKYSTVPITHCSTVKKTFLRDTKIFLNLKDHYLKFQLNIEQGFL; encoded by the exons ATGTCTTTTTACCACCGAATATTTCGACGCCTCTATCATTACAAACCCAAGGATAGACATGTACTTTCCGAGCCAGTACCTGAACTCGTGAACAAAGACTATATTCTCTTTAAATGCGAAGAGCCTCGAATTCGTCTGAAGAGTATTGTGGCTACCATTTGCTTACCTCTTTGGGGCTATTTAGGCTATTTTGCTCTTTCAATCCCATCTACAATTATTGAACCCTACGCAAAGCAATTTAAGAAAGGAGACAAGAATTCTTGGGTTATAGACACAGTGGCAAGTGCAAGTCAGGGCGTTGGTATTGCTTTTGGGGGATTTGGAATTGGGTTGACGACCTACTGGTTTCTCAGAACGGGAAGAACAATTCGGCGTGTTGTACTAAGAAAAGGTGGAAAATATGTTACTCTTGTCACGTATGGACTCCTGGGCATTGGATCTAAATACTCAACTGTACCCATTACACAT tgTAGCACGGTTAAAAAAACGTTTCTTCGGgataccaaaatatttttaaacctcaaggatcattatttgaaatttcaattaaatatagagcagggttttttgtaa
- the Atu gene encoding uncharacterized protein Atu, producing the protein MAHDSDSDDNSGSSRSGSQASKSNGSRSPSGSGSNRSGSNSPASNASRRSGSGSPASQASGRSGSPNNIINSPKASRSPDSRSRSPSLRSQGSRKSHTRSPEGSQAASPQRSRSGSPKESPHRSRSGSPKASPHRSKSGSPMSVTSAKSHRSRSSSASSTHEPPTERKDVEASGSEEEGVAQRERSNSRGSSSGSDIVQKPRVRSVNNSDDDDDERKKDGDDEENQKNIGNEDIFGDDLSISSDDDDKEKKMSDDQRDDVERYEDDEEEQGEGSKNDDDNVAPEKPVVEEEEPIPETRIDVEVPKITTDLGKEIHFVKLPNFLSVDARPFDPETYEDEIEDEDSLDEEGRARLKLKVENTIRWKIGFDEEGKPIKKSNSRFVRWSDGSLSLHLGSEVFDVYKQPLQGDFNHLFIRQGTGLQGQAVFRTKLSFRPYSTESFTHQKMTRSMADRSNKATGIKVISSVGKNPEMNRWQRMKEEEERLRASLRRDNKQRRVKERSTSKGLSGGFLEDGSDEEGVSLSAIKNKYKKGRKDNKPIYTSDEDDSDIDISKTKKLESAKSALRDSDEESNRSRNSSGSSNKSVPRSVSRSVSRSRSRSKSKSASRSRSRSKSDSE; encoded by the exons ATGGCTCACG ATTCGGATTCAGATGACAATTCGGGCTCTAGCCGCTCCGGCTCACAAGCCTCAAAATCAAATGGAAGTCGTTCCCCTTCAGGAAGTGGATCAAATAGAAGTGGATCTAACTCTCCTGCTTCCAACGCATCTCGACGAAGTGGAAGCGGATCCCCCGCTTCACAAGCAAGTGGAAGAAGTGGATCcccaaataatattattaatagtccAAAAGCTAGTCGTAGTCCAGATTCACGCTCACGTAGTCCTAGTCTAAGATCTCAAGGCTCAAGGAAAAGTCATACTAGATCACCGGAAGGGAGTCAAGCAGCATCTCCACAAAGGAGTAGAAGCGGGAGTCCCAAAGAATCTCCCCATAGGAGTAGAAGTGGGAGTCCTAAAGCATCTCCTCATAGGAGTAAAAGTGGAAGTCCCATGAGTGTCACCTCCGCCAAATCTCATAGAAGCCGCTCTTCTTCAGCCTCATCAACCCATGAACCTCCTACAGAACGGAAAGATGTTGAAGCCTCAGGGTCTGAAGAAGAGGGAGTTGCTCAAAGAGA ACGATCCAACAGTCGTGGTAGTAGCAGCGGAAGTGACATCGTTCAAAAACCTAGAGTCAGATCCGTGAACAAcagtgatgatgatgatgatgaacgTAAAAAAGATGGAGACGATGAAGAGAATcagaaaaatattggaaatgaAGACATTTTTGGAGATGATTTATCCATTAGCTCTGATGACGatgataaagaaaagaaaatgtctGATGATCAGAGAGATGATGTCGAGCGCTATGAAGATGACGAAGAAGAACAGGGAGAGGGGAGTAAGAATGACGATGATAACGTGGCCCCAGAGAAGCCTGTTGTTGAAGAAGAAGAACCG ATTCCTGAGACAAGGATTGATGTTGAAGTTCCTAAAATTACCACAGACCTGGGCAAAgaaattcattttgttaaacTTCCCAATTTTTTGTCAGTAGATGCTCGACCGTTTGATCCTGAAACATACGAGGATGAAATCGAAGATGAGGACAGTCTTGATGAAGAAGGTAGAGCACGTCTCAAGCTTAAAGTCGAAAATACAATTCGATGGAAAATTGGCTTTGATGAGGAAGGGAAAcccattaaaaaatcaaactcaAGATTTGTGAG atggAGTGACGGATCCCTGAGTCTTCACCTCGGCAGCGAAGTTTTCGACGTTTACAAACAACCTTTGCAGGGAGACTTCAATCATCTTTTTATTCGACAAGGTACTGGACTTCAAGGCCAAGCTGTTTTTCGTACGAAATTAAGTTTCCGTCCATACTCAACGGAGTCATTTACTCATCAAAAGATGACTCGGTCCATGGCAGATAGATCTAATAAGGCAACGGGAATCAAAGTCATATCGAGTGTGGGTAAGAACCCAGAAATGAACCGATGGCAGCGgatgaaagaagaagaagagagacTTCGAGCTTCTTTAAGAAGAGACAATAAACAGAGAAGAGTAAAGGAAAGATCTACATCCAAGGGACTTAGTGGGGGATTTTTAGAGGATGGAAGTGACGAAGAAGGTGTTTCTCTCTctgccattaaaaataaatacaaaaaaggaaggaaag ATAATAAACCGATTTACACATCTGACGAAGACGATAGTGACATCGATATCTCCAAAACAAAGAAGTTGGAGAGTGCTAAAAGTGCTCTTCGGGATTCAGATGAAGAATCAAATCGATCAAGGAATTCATCAGGATCCTCAAACAAATCTGTACCTCGTTCAGTATCAAGATCAGTGTCACGCTCAAGATCCCGGTCTAAATCGAAATCTGCATCTAGATCTCGATCAAGATCCAAATCTGATAGcgagtaa
- the LOC121113837 gene encoding uncharacterized protein codes for MRGFVSLCLFLMTCLITLNKESVQGTKRKFAPSYCRTLKFNCQRESHSDHICCKFPLPEGDEVEVPDRPRPLIAIRPFLAGQRPFTPGKKEPEQETEEAVSDGKIVESDGTISPTTTTTTTTTASTLVQSNRRGSSSRNKPNINKSSKPRICQRITINCQENPDHRCCENQNNSEEAPTTTVTTTTTTTTTTQAPTDYSDEYEYKEGSDYESYGDPQQRIPAECFTAKLDCANDPSHPCCAF; via the exons ATGAGAGG ctttGTTTCATTATGCCTGTTTTTGATGACTTGCTTAATAACATTGAATAAGGAATCAGTACAAGGAACTAAACGGAAGTTTGCTCCATCATATTGTCGCacattaaaattcaattgtCAAAGGGAATCACATTCAGATCATATCTGTTGTAAATTCCCACTTCCAGAGGGGGATGAGGTAGAAGTCCCTGACAGACCTCGACCTCTTATCGCTATCCGACCCTTCTTGGCAGGCCAGCGTCCATTTACTCCCGGAAAGAAAGAACCCGAACAGGAAACTGAAGAAGCTGTCTCTGATGGTAAAATTGTCGAATCTGATGGAACAATATCCCCGACgacaacaacaactactacaacCACGGCATCTACATTAGTTCAATCTAATCGAAGAGGGTCCTCTTCTAGAAATAAACCGAATATAAACAAAAGTTCAAAGCCTCGCATTTGCCAGAGGATAACTATCAATTGTCAAGAAAATCCGGACCATCGGTGTtgtgaaaatcaaaataactcGGAGGAAGCACCTACCACTACTGTCACAACCACGACGACGACTACTACAACAACGCAGGCACCAACGGACTACAGTGACG aGTATGAATACAAAGAAGGCAGCGATTACGAATCATACGGAGATCCGCAACAAAGAATACCTGCAGAATGTTTTACAGCTAAACTTGACTGTGCTAACGATCCTAGTCATCCGTGCTGTGCCTTTTAA